One part of the Eucalyptus grandis isolate ANBG69807.140 chromosome 10, ASM1654582v1, whole genome shotgun sequence genome encodes these proteins:
- the LOC104421707 gene encoding LOW QUALITY PROTEIN: 7-deoxyloganetic acid glucosyl transferase (The sequence of the model RefSeq protein was modified relative to this genomic sequence to represent the inferred CDS: inserted 1 base in 1 codon), whose translation MDPPPVPPPHVIIFPLAAQGHVNSMLKLAELLAISGLRITFINSEHIHHRLLRHAHIQAHFAAFPDFRFKIISDGFPIDHPRPPDHFMTTFNYIKSITKQLFEELVSAPDRPVTCIIADGILTFTIDFAGDLGVPVIAFRTISASSFWACFCIPRMIESGDLPLKGDEDMDRDVTSVPGMEDILRCRDLPSFCRVADLSDQFLQYVTTQTLQTTAARALILNTFDQLEGPAISQIRTXIPNLYTIGPLHSHLRSRLSSSSPSPSSASNSLWKVDRSCIAWLDKQPPKSVIYVSFGSITTLNRHDFTEFWYGLVNSGRRFLWVVRPDSLAEGSSGAVPEELREAAAERGCIVGWAPQEEVLHHGAVAAFLTHSGWNSTLESVVAGKPMVCWPFFADQQVNSRLVSHAWKVGLDMKDVCDREVVERMVNEVMGERQEEFAAAAGDLARRARNAASEGGSSWDNLDRLIEDIRSMKPTS comes from the exons ATGGATCCACCGCCTGTTCCTCCTCCTCATGTCATCATCTTTCCTTTAGCTGCTCAAGGCCATGTGAACTCCATGCTCAAGCTCGCCGAGCTCCTCGCCATCTCCGGCCTCCGCATCACCTTCATCAACTCCGAACACATCCACCATCGCCTCCTCCGGCATGCCCACATCCAAGCCCATTTTGCTGCCTTCCCGGACTTCCGATTCAAGATCATATCGGATGGCTTCCCGATAGACCACCCAAGGCCCCCGGACCACTTCATGACCACATTCAATTACATCAAGAGCATAACCAAGCAGCTGTTCGAAGAGTTGGTGTCAGCTCCAGATCGGCCCGTGACCTGTATCATTGCCGACGGGATCCTGACCTTCACCATTGATTTCGCTGGAGACCTTGGAGTTCCAGTCATCGCGTTCCGGACGATAAGCGCAAGTTCCTTCTGGGCTTGTTTCTGTATTCCGCGCATGATTGAGAGTGGCGACCTTCCCCTCAAAG GAGACGAAGACATGGACCGTGACGTGACGAGCGTGCCGGGCATGGAGGACATCCTCCGGTGCCGAGACCTGCCGAGTTTCTGCCGAGTCGCCGACCTCTCCGACCAGTTCCTCCAGTACGTGACGACTCAGACCCTCCAGACCACCGCAGCCCGAGCCCTCATCCTCAACACCTTCGACCAACTGGAGGGCCCTGCCATTTCCCAGATTCGAA CAATTCCGAACCTCTACACAATCGGCCCTCTCCACTCGCACCTGAGATCCAGACTCTCATCGTCGTCGCCGTCACCATCGTCAGCAAGCAACAGTCTCTGGAAAGTCGACCGTAGTTGTATCGCTTGGCTCGACAAGCAACCACCGAAGTCGGTCATCTACGTGAGCTTCGGGAGCATCACGACTCTCAACAGACACGACTTCACGGAGTTCTGGTACGGCCTCGTGAACAGCGGGAGGCGCTTCCTGTGGGTCGTGCGGCCGGACTCCCTCGCCGAAGGCAGCAGCGGCGCCGTCCCGGAGGAGCtgagggaggcggcggcggagagggGGTGCATCGTGGGGTGGGCCCCACAGGAGGAGGTCCTGCACCATGGAGCCGTCGCGGCGTTCTTGACGCACAGCGGGTGGAACTCGACGCTGGAGAGCGTGGTCGCCGGGAAGCCGATGGTGTGTTGGCCGTTCTTCGCGGACCAGCAGGTGAACAGCCGGCTGGTGAGCCACGCGTGGAAGGTGGGGCTCGACATGAAGGACGTGTGCGACAGGGAGGTGGTGGAGAGGATGGTGAACGAGGTGATGGGGGAGAGGCAGGAGGAATTCGCAGCGGCGGCCGGCGACTTGGCGAGGAGGGCGAGGAACGCCGCGAGCGAAGGTGGGTCCTCGTGGGATAATCTGGACCGCTTGATTGAGGATATAAGGTCCATGAAGCCCACTAGCTGA
- the LOC104421709 gene encoding 7-deoxyloganetic acid glucosyl transferase produces the protein MDPPPTPPPHVVIFPLAAQGHVNSMLKLAELLALSGLRITFINSEHIHHRLLQHADIPARFAAYPDFQFKIISDGFPIHHPRPSDHFLTTFDYVKSITKQLFEELVSAPDRPVTCIIADGILTFTIDFAGDLGVPVIAFRTISASCFWTYFCIPRMIESGDLPIKGDEDMDRDVTSVPGMEDILRCRDLPSFCRVADLSDWLLQYVTTQTLQTTGARALILNSFDHLEGPAISQIRTHFPNLYTIGPLHLHHKSRLSSSSPSSPPPSSASNSLWEVDRSCISWLDKQPPKSVIYVSFGSITTLTRHDFTEFWYGLVNSGRRFLWVIRPDSLADGGNGAVPVELREAAAERGCIVGWAPQEEVLDHGAVAAFLTHSGWNSTLESVVVGKPMVCWPFSADQQLNSRLVSHLWKVGLDMKDVCDREVVERMVNEVMGERKEEFAAAAGDLARRARDAASEGGSSWDNLDRLIEDIRSMKPTS, from the exons ATGGATCCACCGCCTACTCCTCCTCCCCATGTCGTCATCTTTCCTTTAGCTGCTCAAGGCCATGTGAACTCCATGCTCAAGCTCGCTGAGCTTCTCGCCCTGTCCGGCCTCCGCATCACCTTCATCAACTCCGAACACATCCACCATCGCCTCCTCCAACATGCCGACATCCCAGCCCGTTTCGCTGCCTACCCGGACTTCCAATTCAAGATCATATCAGACGGCTTCCCGATACACCACCCGAGGCCCAGCGACCACTTCTTGACCACATTCGATTACGTCAAAAGCATAACCAAGCAGCTGTTCGAAGAGTTGGTGTCAGCTCCGGATCGGCCTGTGACCTGTATCATTGCGGATGGGATCCTGACCTTCACCATTGATTTCGCTGGAGATCTCGGAGTTCCAGTCATCGCGTTCCGGACGATAAGCGCGAGTTGCTTCTGGACTTATTTCTGTATTCCGCGCATGATTGAGAGTGGAGACCTCCCCATCAAAG GAGACGAAGACATGGACCGTGACGTGACGAGCGTGCCGGGCATGGAGGACATCCTCCGGTGCCGAGACCTGCCGAGTTTCTGCCGAGTTGCCGACCTCTCCGACTGGCTCCTCCAGTATGTGACGACGCAGACCCTCCAGACCACCGGAGCCCGAGCCCTCATCCTCAACAGCTTCGACCACCTGGAGGGCCCCGCCATTTCCCAGATTCGAACCCACTTCCCCAACCTCTACACAATCGGCCCTCTCCACTTGCACCACAAATCCAGACTCTCGTCGTCATCCCCGTCGTCTCCACCACCATCGTCAGCAAGCAACAGTCTTTGGGAAGTCGACCGTAGTTGTATCTCTTGGCTCGACAAGCAACCTCCGAAGTCAGTCATCTACGTGAGCTTCGGGAGCATCACGACTCTTACCAGACACGACTTCACGGAGTTCTGGTACGGCCTCGTGAACAGCGGGAGGCGCTTCCTGTGGGTCATACGGCCGGACTCCCTCGCCGATGGCGGCAACGGTGCGGTCCCGGTCGAGCtgagggaggcggcggcggagagggGGTGCATCGTTGGGTGGGCCCCGCAGGAAGAGGTCCTGGACCATGGCGCCGTCGCGGCGTTCCTGACGCACAGCGGGTGGAACTCGACGCTGGAGAGCGTGGTCGTCGGGAAGCCGATGGTGTGTTGGCCGTTCTCGGCGGACCAGCAGTTGAACAGCCGGCTGGTGAGCCACTTGTGGAAGGTGGGGCTCGACATGAAGGACGTGTGCGACAGGGAGGTGGTGGAGAGGATGGTGAACGAGGTGATGGGGGAGag gaaggaggaattcgcggcggcggccggcgacttGGCGAGGAGGGCGAGGGACGCCGCGAGCGAAGGTGGGTCCTCGTGGGATAATCTGGACCGCTTGATTGAGGATATAAGGTCCATGAAGCCCACTAGCTGA
- the LOC104421708 gene encoding 7-deoxyloganetic acid glucosyl transferase, with the protein MDPSAVAPPHVVIFPLAAQGHVNSMLKLAELLALSGLRITFINSEHIHHRLLQHADIQARFAAYPDFRFKIISDGFPIDHPRAGDHALTTFNYVKSITKQLLEELVSAPDRPVTCIIADGILSFTIDFAGDLGVPVIAFRTISASCFWTCFCIPRMIESGDLPIKGHRDMDRDVTSVPGMEDILRCRDLPSFCRVADLSDWLLQYVTTQTLQTTGARALILNSFDQLEGPALSQIRTHFPNLYTIGPLHSHLKSRLSSSSPSSPPSSSASNSLWEVDRSCIAWLDKQPPKSVVYVSFGSITTLNRHDFTEFWYGLVNSGRRFLWVLRSDSLPEGSSGAVPEELREAAAERGCIVGWAPQEEVLHHGAIAAFLTHSGWNSTLESVVAGKPMVCWPFFADQQLNSRLVSHAWKAGLDMKDVCDREVVERMVNEVMGERKEEFAAAAGDLARRARDAASEGGSSWDNLDRLIEDIRSMKPTS; encoded by the exons ATGGATCCATCGGCTGTTGCTCCTCCTCATGTCGTCATCTTTCCTTTAGCTGCTCAAGGCCATGTGAACTCCATGCTCAAGCTCGCCGAGCTTCTCGCCCTCTCCGGCCTCCGCATCACCTTCATCAACTCCGAACACATCCACCATCGCCTCCTCCAACATGCCGACATTCAAGCCCGTTTCGCTGCCTACCCGGACTTCCGATTCAAGATCATATCGGATGGCTTCCCGATAGACCacccgagggccggcgaccacGCCCTGACTACATTCAATTACGTCAAGAGCATAACCAAGCAGCTGCTTGAAGAGCTGGTGTCAGCTCCGGATCGACCCGTGACCTGTATCATTGCTGATGGAATTCTGAGCTTCACCATTGATTTCGCTGGAGATCTCGGAGTTCCAGTCATCGCGTTCCGGACGATAAGCGCAAGTTGCTTCTGGACTTGTTTCTGTATTCCCCGCATGATTGAGAGTGGAGACCTCCCCATCAAAG GACACAGAGACATGGACCGTGACGTGACGAGCGTGCCGGGCATGGAGGACATCCTCCGGTGCCGAGACCTGCCGAGTTTCTGCCGAGTCGCCGACCTCTCCGACTGGCTCCTCCAGTATGTGACGACGCAGACCCTCCAGACCACCGGAGCCCGAGCCCTCATCCTCAACAGCTTCGACCAACTGGAGGGCCCCGCCCTTTCCCAGATTCGAACCCACTTCCCCAACCTCTACACAATCGGCCCTCTCCACTCGCACCTGAAATCCAGACTCtcatcgtcgtcgccgtcgtcacCACCATCATCGTCAGCAAGCAACAGTCTCTGGGAAGTCGACCGGAGTTGTATCGCCTGGCTCGACAAGCAACCACCGAAGTCGGTCGTCTACGTGAGCTTCGGGAGCATCACGACTCTCAACAGACACGACTTCACGGAGTTCTGGTACGGCCTCGTGAACAGCGGGAGGCGCTTCCTGTGGGTCTTGCGGTCGGACTCCCTACCCGAAGGCAGCAGCGGCGCCGTCCCGGAGGAGCtgagggaggcggcggcggagagggGGTGCATCGTGGGGTGGGCCCCGCAGGAGGAGGTCCTGCACCACGGCGCCATCGCAGCGTTCCTGACGCACAGCGGATGGAACTCCACGCTGGAGAGCGTGGTCGCTGGGAAGCCGATGGTGTGTTGGCCGTTCTTCGCGGACCAGCAGTTGAACAGCCGGCTGGTGAGCCACGCTTGGAAGGCAGGGCTCGACATGAAGGACGTGTGCGACAGGGAGGTGGTGGAGAGGATGGTGAACGAGGTGATgggggagaggaaggaggaatttgcggcggcggccggcgacttGGCGAGGAGGGCGAGGGACGCCGCGAGCGAAGGTGGGTCCTCGTGGGATAATCTGGACCGCTTGATTGAGGATATAAGGTCCATGAAGCCCACTAGCTGA